A part of Vanessa tameamea isolate UH-Manoa-2023 chromosome 20, ilVanTame1 primary haplotype, whole genome shotgun sequence genomic DNA contains:
- the LOC113401577 gene encoding probable serine/threonine-protein kinase DDB_G0278845 — translation MAAKSPTTSVKSREMIGENQFSQRREVFEKHDTVFLPLPSPTALTPTYKEVDPIITTNHGITTSNFKRNTPGYSSMRETRSEDRHYEYRPRKYSDNFTSELNQSDDVDHRYSMAERNRRLSKLRRDFLKSNLHEPGENTLTRSGVRASLPTTNTVSAIRYKIENLNIYKFPFAEPYSTPTPIRRVVVDLGSPDEGDGEGENVEKREKHQSLPNESPNSPKLDHQKLYEELVKRYSPQRKPVNWNLPPTRPKVVGSVPKSTSSAGDSIDSNDKKDSEALNYTETDDVFEKSEEQSKTDQQNNNNSNEKPATDIKTNVEILHNGAEIKQNLNNTNNKDITSKTNDSKVSLSELEENDYVPELSTVKRQLSRESAKKVPIDNVVDLTIPALIEKMTAEGEQIQNHKEDGKKVKRKRSFLDKLLGRNKGIKKEN, via the coding sequence ATGGCGGCGAAATCGCCTACAACCAGTGTGAAGTCGCGGGAGATGATCGGCGAGAACCAGTTCAGTCAGCGGCGCGAGGTTTTCGAAAAGCACGACACTGTGTTTTTACCCCTACCTTCCCCGACCGCACTGACACCTACGTACAAGGAAGTCGATCCAATCATTACGACTAACCACGGAATAACAACGTCTAATTTTAAACGCAACACTCCTGGTTATTCCAGCATGCGCGAAACGAGGAGCGAAGATCGACATTACGAATACCGACCACGAAAATATTCCGACAATTTTACGTCCGAACTCAATCAAAGCGACGATGTCGACCACAGATACAGTATGGCTGAGAGAAATAGACGGCTTTCGAAATTGCGAAGagactttttaaaatcaaatttacatGAACCGGGAGAAAACACGCTAACTCGAAGCGGCGTCCGTGCTTCCCTACCGACGACTAATACTGTATCCGCAATAAGGTACAAAAttgaaaatcttaatatttataaatttccatTTGCTGAACCATATTCAACGCCGACACCTATTCGTCGAGTTGTTGTAGACTTAGGTTCTCCAGACGAAGGAGACGGAGAAGGTGAAAACGTCGAAAAAAGAGAAAAACATCAGAGTTTACCAAATGAATCACCAAATTCACCAAAACTTGATCATCAAAAACTTTACGAGGAATTAGTTAAACGTTATTCGCCGCAACGTAAGCCTGTCAATTGGAATTTACCTCCAACGAGACCAAAGGTAGTAGGTTCGGTTCCAAAATCGACATCGAGTGCCGGCGATAGCATTGATAGTAACGATAAAAAAGATTCTGAAGCACTGAATTATACTGAAACAGATGATGTCTTCGAGAAATCGGAAGAACAAAGTAAGACAGACCagcagaataataataattcaaacgaGAAACCAGCGACAGATATCAAAACAAACGTAGAAATCCTACATAATGGTGCTgaaatcaaacaaaatttaaacaatacaaacaataaagACATTACCAGTAAAACTAATGATTCCAAAGTATCTTTATCCGAATTAGAAGAGAATGACTACGTACCCGAATTATCAACGGTTAAACGACAACTTAGTAGAGAATCTGCAAAGAAAGTACCAATCGATAATGTTGTCGATCTAACCATTCCAGCCTTAATCGAAAAAATGACCGCAGAGGGTGAACAAATACAAAACCATAAAGAGGATGGCAAAAAAGTGAAGAGGAAGAGGAGTTTCCTTGACAAACTTCTCGGTCGCAATAAAGGaattaagaaagaaaattaa
- the LOC113401580 gene encoding putative glutathione-specific gamma-glutamylcyclotransferase 2 — protein MWVFGYGSLVWKIDFNYEYKVVGYIDGYLRRFYQHSIDHRGTPEKPGRVVTLIPANDPSNKVWGVAYKIRSEDVEKVTNHLDFREKNGYSKKTVTFYPKDSNLQPIILTLYVATMDNESYAGAASIEDIAKQVISCSGPSGSNKEYVYNLATAMRQLFPGIEDEHLFTLETAVKKLDPDIRKNIL, from the exons ATGTGGGTATTTGGTTATGGTTCTTTAGTGtggaaaatagattttaattacgAGTATAAAGTTGTAGGTTATATAGACGGTTATTTGAGAAGGTTCTATCAGCACAGTATTGATCATAGAGGAACACCAGAGAAG CCTGGGCGTGTAGTGACTCTGATACCTGCCAATGACCCAAGCAATAAGGTATGGGGTGTAGCATACAAAATAAGATCAGAGGATGTTGAAAAAGTCACAAATCATTTGGACTTTAGGGAAAAGAATGGCTATTCCAAGAAAACAGTTACATTTTATCCAAAAGATTCAAATCTACAACCAATTATTTTAACGCTTTATGTAGCTACAATGGATAATGAATCTTATGCAG gtGCAGCATCTATAGAAGATATAGCAAAACAAGTCATAAGTTGTAGTGGTCCAAGTGGTTCTAACAAagagtatgtatataatttggcTACAGCAATGAGGCAGTTATTTCCTGGCATTGAAGATGAACACCTTTTCACACTTGAAACGGCAGTCAAAAAACTTGATCCAgatataaggaaaaatattttataa
- the LOC113401579 gene encoding CCR4-NOT transcription complex subunit 9 — translation MNNNMSAQQSPANMQAVVDREKIYSWILELCNPETRENALLELSKKREVVPDLAPMLWHSFGTIAALLQEITNIYVAMIPPTLTAHQSNRVCNALALMQCVASHPETRSAFLQAHVPLFLYPFLHTVSKTRPFEYLRLTSLGVIGALVKTDEQEVITFLLTTEIIPLCLRIMENGSELSKTVATFILQKILLDDSGLSYICQTYDRFSHVAMILGKMVLSLAKDPSARLLKHVVRCYLRLSDNPRAREALRQCLPDQLRDATFTACLQEDNSTKHWLAQLIKNLEAQPPPASPAQQNM, via the coding sequence atgaataataatatgagTGCCCAGCAAAGCCCGGCTAATATGCAGGCTGTCGTAGATAGAGAAAAGATTTACTCGTGGATTTTGGAACTGTGTAATCCCGAAACTCGTGAGAATGCTCTTTTAGAACTAAGTAAAAAACGTGAAGTTGTACCAGATTTGGCGCCTATGCTGTGGCACAGTTTCGGTACAATTGCAGCACTTTTACAAGAAATTACCAACATCTACGTGGCTATGATACCACCTACACTTACAGCTCATCAGAGTAACAGAGTTTGCAATGCGTTAGCATTAATGCAGTGCGTCGCATCTCATCCAGAAACGAGGTCTGCTTTCCTTCAAGCACATGTGCCATTGTTCCTCTACCCTTTCCTTCACACTGTTTCTAAAACTCGTCCATTTGAATATCTGAGACTAACTAGTTTAGGTGTAATTGGAGCTCTAGTGAAAACTGATGAACAAGAAGTGATTACTTTCCTCTTAACCACTGAGATAATACCATTATGTTTACGCATTATGGAAAATGGCTCAGAATTGTCAAAGACTGTGGCAACATTTATATTGCAGAAAATTTTACTAGATGACAGTGGTTTGAGCTATATTTGTCAAACCTATGATAGATTTTCACATGTAGCTATGATTTTAGGAAAAATGGTTTTATCTCTAGCCAAAGATCCATCTGCAAGGTTGCTAAAACATGTGGTACGATGCTACCTCCGCCTTTCAGACAACCCGAGGGCTCGTGAAGCATTAAGGCAGTGCCTTCCAGACCAATTACGGGATGCAACATTTACAGCGTGTCTTCAAGAAGATAATTCCACCAAACATTGGTTAGCACAATTGATTAAGAATCTGGAAGCCCAGCCGCCACCCGCAAGTCCAGCTCAACAGAATATGTga